A stretch of the Marivirga tractuosa DSM 4126 genome encodes the following:
- a CDS encoding DoxX family protein encodes MNLIANIGRFLYSIPMVIFGVFHFVNTRTLQNVVPSFIPGQTFWVYLTGAALIAAGISILIKKQVQLISNLLALMLLVFALFVHFPMALEGDQLASSSLLKDIALAGGALILGNYFKSN; translated from the coding sequence ATGAACCTTATCGCAAACATCGGAAGATTTCTTTATTCCATTCCTATGGTAATATTCGGGGTATTTCATTTTGTAAATACAAGGACTTTACAAAATGTGGTACCCTCTTTTATTCCAGGACAAACCTTCTGGGTTTATTTAACAGGGGCTGCTTTGATTGCAGCAGGAATTAGTATTTTAATAAAAAAACAAGTTCAATTGATATCAAATCTTCTTGCACTCATGTTGCTGGTTTTTGCACTATTTGTGCATTTTCCTATGGCTTTAGAAGGAGATCAATTAGCCTCTAGTTCTTTGTTAAAGGATATTGCACTAGCTGGAGGAGCATTAATTTTAGGTAATTATTTTAAAAGTAACTAA
- a CDS encoding MarR family winged helix-turn-helix transcriptional regulator: protein MKLEEEIKQSKFETERQKAILNVIYTANWIGSVQHKIFKRHKLTSPQYNVLRILRGQFPDPLTVSSIQERMLDKMSNASRLVDKLVEKGWAERSTCMYDRRQVDVVITTAGQKLLKEIEPELLSFHNEDVVLTEEDAAAVNNALDKIRG from the coding sequence ATGAAATTAGAAGAAGAAATTAAGCAGTCGAAGTTTGAAACCGAGAGGCAAAAGGCGATTTTAAATGTTATTTATACTGCTAATTGGATTGGGTCGGTGCAGCATAAAATTTTTAAAAGGCATAAGTTAACTTCCCCCCAATATAATGTATTGAGAATCTTAAGAGGTCAATTTCCTGATCCCTTAACCGTTTCCTCGATTCAGGAGCGGATGTTGGATAAAATGTCAAATGCTTCCCGCTTAGTTGATAAATTAGTAGAAAAAGGCTGGGCTGAACGTTCAACCTGCATGTATGATAGAAGGCAAGTTGATGTAGTAATCACTACAGCAGGTCAGAAACTATTAAAAGAAATTGAGCCAGAGCTTCTAAGTTTTCACAATGAAGATGTGGTCTTAACAGAAGAAGATGCTGCTGCAGTTAATAATGCATTAGATAAGATAAGAGGATAA
- a CDS encoding LVIVD repeat-containing protein yields the protein MKKTIKLPLFYFMLFSSITFLSSCEDQCEKESVYYLYQPIFETVEVIRESVEVNEPRPINNLGKIYFKDGYLYLNEIEKGIHVIDNRDPSNPQKIAFINIPGNFSLAAKDHVLYANSYMDLLSFDISNPNNIREIDRLEEVFMNYNYYASSFYQNERQVVVDWKFVEERTITEVDCSNAYGYDGRVIDGLYAFSDVSAARVSGNAASSGAGTGGSMATFTIYDNYLYGIDNDNVILANISNVEMPALHSKIRVGWGIETLFPYGDKLFIGANDGMYIYDNAEPSNPELISKYQHINSCDPVVVQGNYAFVTLRSGTQCQGFSNQLEVVDISNLQSPTLVKEYPMYNPHGLGIDGNTLFICDGQAGLKIYDAENVNQISNNLIKQYRNINPIDVIPLGNVLMMISEQGLHQYDYSNLEEIKLISSILIEEPDAEN from the coding sequence ATGAAAAAGACTATCAAGCTTCCGTTATTTTATTTTATGCTTTTTTCGAGCATCACATTTTTGAGCAGTTGTGAGGATCAATGCGAAAAAGAAAGTGTTTATTATCTATACCAGCCTATATTTGAGACAGTAGAAGTAATTAGAGAATCAGTTGAGGTTAATGAACCAAGACCGATCAATAATTTAGGTAAAATCTATTTTAAAGACGGATATCTATACCTAAATGAAATAGAGAAGGGGATTCATGTAATAGACAATCGAGATCCTTCCAATCCACAGAAAATAGCATTCATCAATATACCTGGAAATTTTAGTTTAGCTGCAAAAGATCATGTTCTTTATGCTAATAGTTATATGGATTTATTGAGCTTTGATATTAGTAATCCGAACAATATCCGTGAAATTGATCGATTGGAAGAGGTATTCATGAATTACAACTATTATGCATCTTCTTTTTACCAAAATGAAAGACAGGTTGTGGTAGATTGGAAGTTTGTTGAGGAGAGGACTATTACAGAGGTAGATTGCAGTAATGCCTATGGATATGATGGAAGGGTGATAGATGGCTTGTATGCATTTTCAGATGTATCTGCAGCGAGAGTTTCAGGAAATGCAGCTAGTTCGGGTGCTGGAACTGGTGGCTCAATGGCCACATTCACTATTTATGATAATTACTTATATGGAATAGATAATGACAATGTAATTCTTGCCAATATTTCTAATGTTGAAATGCCCGCACTGCATAGTAAAATAAGAGTTGGGTGGGGAATAGAAACTCTTTTTCCTTATGGGGATAAGTTATTTATAGGAGCTAATGATGGCATGTACATTTATGATAATGCTGAACCTTCCAATCCTGAATTGATAAGTAAATATCAACATATCAACAGTTGTGATCCCGTTGTTGTACAAGGTAATTATGCTTTTGTTACTTTAAGATCTGGTACTCAATGCCAAGGTTTTTCTAATCAGCTAGAAGTGGTTGATATTTCTAATTTACAATCCCCAACACTTGTGAAAGAGTACCCAATGTACAATCCACACGGTTTAGGAATTGATGGTAATACTTTGTTCATTTGCGATGGACAAGCCGGATTAAAAATATACGATGCGGAGAACGTGAATCAAATATCAAATAATCTTATCAAACAATACCGTAATATCAATCCTATTGATGTTATTCCGTTGGGGAACGTGTTAATGATGATTAGTGAGCAAGGGCTACATCAGTATGATTATTCAAATTTAGAGGAAATTAAGTTGATTAGCAGTATTTTGATCGAAGAGCCTGATGCAGAGAACTAA
- a CDS encoding alpha/beta hydrolase: MKIFKKILIGLLISILSLVIIYFVGPKIGTPVFSNTLPEIPADILTIESWLKEKENKHKDIKPNNQAQIIWHDTKFNTTEYVVVYLHGFGASQQEGHPVHKHLADSLKANMFLARQQGHGLSSKVAFKGITADSYMASATEALAIGQQLGEKVIVIGTSTGAAQAIWLAAKFPSLIDALILYSPYIALKDPSIEKLVLGPWGESLTNIVMGGDINHENRPDSIAAYWSEYYHLDAYFSLFSMIKESMKPAVFKEVKCPVFMAYYYKDEDNQDEVVSVSAMNTMFEQLGTENKKSIAFPNTGNHVIASSLRSKDWIGVRDSSWAFMKEEVIESK; the protein is encoded by the coding sequence ATGAAAATCTTCAAAAAAATATTGATTGGATTGTTAATTAGTATTCTAAGTTTAGTTATTATTTATTTCGTAGGTCCTAAAATAGGAACCCCAGTTTTTTCAAATACATTGCCCGAAATCCCTGCTGATATTCTTACGATTGAGAGCTGGCTAAAAGAAAAAGAAAATAAGCATAAGGATATTAAGCCCAATAATCAAGCCCAGATAATTTGGCATGACACAAAATTTAATACTACTGAATATGTTGTCGTATATCTTCACGGTTTTGGGGCTAGTCAGCAAGAAGGTCATCCAGTTCATAAGCATTTGGCAGATAGTTTAAAAGCTAATATGTTTTTAGCTAGACAGCAAGGCCACGGTTTATCTTCAAAGGTAGCTTTTAAGGGTATAACTGCTGATTCCTACATGGCATCCGCCACTGAGGCTCTTGCTATTGGCCAGCAGTTAGGTGAAAAAGTTATTGTAATAGGCACTTCTACAGGTGCAGCACAAGCCATTTGGTTGGCAGCTAAATTTCCTAGTTTAATTGATGCCTTGATTTTGTACTCACCATATATTGCTTTGAAAGATCCTTCCATTGAGAAACTAGTGTTAGGCCCATGGGGAGAGTCTTTAACCAATATTGTGATGGGTGGGGATATAAACCATGAAAATAGACCTGATTCAATTGCTGCCTACTGGTCTGAATATTATCACTTGGATGCATATTTCTCACTATTTAGCATGATAAAAGAAAGTATGAAACCAGCTGTTTTTAAGGAAGTAAAGTGTCCGGTATTTATGGCGTATTACTATAAGGATGAAGATAATCAAGATGAAGTAGTTTCTGTTTCAGCTATGAATACTATGTTTGAGCAATTGGGAACGGAAAATAAAAAATCAATAGCATTTCCAAATACTGGCAACCATGTTATTGCTTCGAGTTTACGTTCAAAAGACTGGATAGGGGTACGGGACAGTAGCTGGGCCTTTATGAAGGAGGAAGTTATTGAGTCAAAGTGA
- a CDS encoding LptF/LptG family permease translates to MKKIDKLILRSFIGPFLITFFVVVFILLTQYMLKYFDDFVGKDLGFSVFAELIAYFSINMTPIAFPLAVLLSSLMTFGNLGEHFELTAIKSAGISLVRVLRPLFVFVVCLSAVVYYSNNFIVPKANLEAYSLLYDIKQKKPSIDIKEGAFYGGIPGYSIKANKKYDDDKSLGDLIIYNHSDRKGNTEIILADSALMYTILGDKYLVMELFDGKSYTEEEANKPQEPSNYVRNIFKHNKVVFSLASFEMERTDKELFSSNRLMKNENELRNDVDSMRNDIIDSKQTIYRYTPRFFNLHMDDTEEVKPPSVVYLEKMKADTASISKLDSSKEESEVLAQKNEEAVKEKNLKTSKAIKTPDQLSKYDDQRTLKNTPKKLDRESIVEYDQNLIDRADSAFNSITRRTPSNLVDKPRFAKNRLKGENRRIENRKFEINVYSIEANSKLSQAVACIVMFLIGAPLGAIIKKGGLGFPVIVSILFFIVSYVINTTGIKLGRAGDISNFWAVWASNFVLLPFGLFFLRQARNDSRLFETDYYAVKIAKIFKFFRKEK, encoded by the coding sequence ATGAAAAAAATAGATAAATTAATATTAAGGTCATTTATTGGTCCTTTTTTGATCACCTTCTTTGTAGTTGTATTTATACTGTTAACCCAGTACATGCTTAAGTACTTTGATGATTTTGTGGGCAAAGACTTGGGTTTTAGTGTGTTTGCCGAATTAATAGCCTATTTCAGTATTAATATGACGCCCATTGCTTTTCCGCTAGCCGTATTGCTGTCATCACTCATGACATTTGGGAATCTTGGGGAGCATTTCGAATTAACCGCTATTAAAAGTGCCGGTATATCTTTAGTAAGGGTGCTCCGCCCACTTTTTGTATTTGTGGTTTGCTTAAGTGCTGTTGTATATTATTCTAATAATTTCATTGTTCCCAAAGCTAATTTAGAAGCTTACAGCCTACTGTATGATATTAAGCAGAAAAAACCATCTATAGATATAAAGGAAGGTGCTTTTTATGGCGGTATACCAGGTTATAGCATAAAAGCAAATAAAAAATATGATGATGATAAATCTTTAGGTGATCTAATCATCTATAATCATTCGGATCGTAAGGGAAACACAGAAATTATCCTAGCAGATTCTGCTTTGATGTATACGATTTTAGGTGATAAATATTTGGTGATGGAGCTTTTTGATGGTAAAAGTTATACTGAAGAAGAAGCAAATAAACCACAGGAGCCTTCAAATTACGTCAGAAATATATTTAAGCATAATAAAGTAGTATTCAGCTTAGCATCCTTTGAGATGGAAAGAACTGACAAGGAACTGTTTTCATCTAACAGGCTAATGAAAAATGAAAATGAATTGCGCAATGATGTTGATTCAATGCGTAATGACATAATCGATTCAAAACAAACAATTTATCGATATACACCTAGGTTTTTCAATCTGCATATGGATGATACTGAAGAGGTAAAACCACCATCAGTGGTTTACTTGGAAAAAATGAAAGCAGATACTGCCAGCATTTCAAAGCTTGATTCCAGTAAAGAAGAAAGTGAAGTTCTTGCTCAGAAAAACGAAGAGGCAGTTAAAGAGAAAAATCTAAAAACTAGTAAGGCAATTAAAACTCCTGATCAATTATCTAAATATGATGATCAGCGTACTTTAAAGAATACTCCTAAAAAATTGGATAGGGAAAGTATTGTCGAGTATGACCAAAATTTAATTGATAGAGCTGACAGCGCTTTTAACAGCATAACTAGGAGAACACCTTCAAATCTAGTAGACAAACCTAGATTTGCTAAAAACAGATTGAAAGGAGAAAATAGAAGAATAGAGAATCGGAAATTTGAAATCAATGTATATTCGATTGAAGCTAATTCGAAATTGTCGCAGGCTGTTGCTTGTATAGTAATGTTTTTGATTGGAGCTCCATTAGGAGCAATTATCAAAAAAGGTGGGTTAGGATTTCCAGTAATTGTTTCGATTCTTTTCTTTATAGTTTCCTATGTTATTAATACCACTGGAATAAAATTAGGAAGGGCAGGAGATATTAGTAATTTCTGGGCAGTTTGGGCTTCTAATTTTGTTTTACTTCCCTTTGGCTTGTTTTTTCTGAGACAAGCTAGAAATGATTCCAGATTATTTGAGACTGATTATTATGCAGTTAAGATAGCTAAAATTTTTAAGTTCTTTAGAAAGGAAAAATAA